The Nitrospira sp. genome includes a region encoding these proteins:
- a CDS encoding efflux RND transporter periplasmic adaptor subunit, with amino-acid sequence MTTDPQQPTRHPPANDIIPRHEVSALGRRRSEPVAEQESVPTMVTVPTRASRSRLSWLISIMFILLIGGWGLWYWWASGIPPIHYKTAVIERGPITAIVTATGTINPVVSVQVGSQVSGKVAQLFADFNSKVTKGQILAQIDQKPFTARVSQARAAVKSAKGNLAKANVSATQRKREFNRMAALRPQAFVSQADVDLAETNYRDAAANVEVLQAQRDQAQAVLASAELDLGYTTIYSPVDGIVVSRNVDVGQTLAAAFQTPILFVIAQDLTQMQVNANVSESDIGGIKEGTEANFRVDAYLKQFFEGVVTQVRNAPINIQNVVTYDVVITVRNPELKLKPGMTANVTIVTARKENPLRVPNGALRFRMPNVPTDRKSTRVWILDPDHQPRQVEVSTGIADSLHTEIVSDTLREGESVILGIETDEEQAKKQLPPGFEPGRGLR; translated from the coding sequence ATGACCACTGATCCACAACAACCCACTCGCCATCCTCCTGCGAACGACATCATTCCCCGCCATGAGGTCTCGGCACTGGGCCGGCGACGTTCCGAGCCGGTAGCTGAACAGGAATCTGTACCTACAATGGTCACGGTACCCACTCGAGCGAGTCGATCTCGTCTCTCCTGGCTGATCAGCATCATGTTCATCCTGCTCATTGGGGGATGGGGACTATGGTACTGGTGGGCCTCCGGCATCCCTCCCATTCACTACAAGACAGCCGTGATCGAGCGCGGACCGATCACTGCGATCGTGACCGCAACCGGCACGATCAATCCGGTCGTCTCCGTGCAGGTCGGAAGCCAGGTCTCCGGGAAAGTTGCGCAACTCTTTGCTGATTTTAATTCCAAGGTGACAAAGGGACAGATCTTGGCACAGATCGATCAAAAGCCGTTCACGGCCCGTGTGAGCCAAGCACGTGCTGCCGTCAAAAGCGCCAAGGGCAACCTCGCAAAGGCCAACGTATCGGCGACACAACGCAAGCGGGAGTTCAATCGCATGGCAGCGCTGCGGCCGCAGGCGTTCGTCTCACAGGCAGATGTGGATCTCGCGGAGACGAACTACCGGGACGCCGCAGCCAACGTGGAGGTTCTCCAGGCGCAACGAGATCAGGCTCAGGCCGTACTCGCTTCAGCGGAATTGGATCTTGGCTATACCACGATCTACTCACCGGTAGACGGTATCGTGGTCTCCAGAAACGTGGACGTCGGCCAAACGTTGGCCGCGGCCTTCCAGACACCGATCCTGTTCGTGATCGCCCAGGACTTGACCCAGATGCAGGTCAATGCCAACGTCAGTGAATCCGACATCGGCGGGATCAAGGAAGGGACGGAAGCCAACTTCCGCGTAGATGCCTATCTGAAACAGTTCTTCGAAGGCGTGGTGACGCAGGTGCGCAACGCACCGATCAACATTCAGAACGTCGTCACTTATGACGTGGTCATCACCGTCCGCAATCCTGAGTTGAAGTTGAAGCCGGGGATGACGGCAAACGTCACCATCGTGACTGCACGAAAAGAGAATCCGCTCCGTGTCCCCAACGGCGCGCTACGCTTCAGAATGCCTAACGTACCGACCGACAGGAAATCCACGCGCGTTTGGATATTGGATCCCGATCACCAACCTCGCCAAGTGGAGGTCTCGACGGGCATCGCCGACTCTCTCCATACGGAAATCGTGTCTGATACCTTGCGCGAAGGAGAGTCTGTCATTCTAGGGATTGAGACAGATGAAGAACAGGCCAAGAAACAATTACCTCCCGGTTTCGAACCGGGTCGGGGGTTGAGATGA
- a CDS encoding cation-transporting P-type ATPase, producing the protein MADRSIKYGDINQLPLEDVLRRLDTTADGLSFNEAQRRFAYYGPNVLTTQDHYSSLRGLLSHFTHFLAVLLWIAAGLSFFADRMRPGEGMATLGWAILSVIVINAGFAFFQEYKAERALQALHLLLPDKAWVMRSGQPVEATRREIVPGDVLIIEEGERVPADGRLIEAVGMRVDNAALTGESRPKRRTAEATADGHWLDLPNLVFAGSTILSGHGRAVVFATGMQSEFGKIAALTTAVETGLSPLQKEIITVTRIVAVISLVMGITFFLVGLWTGLGFWISAIFGIGIIVANVPEGLLPTVTLALAMSSQRMAKRNALIKHLPSVETLGCTRVICTDKTGTLTENHMKVDRFFVDGLMIESQEGCFFTRGRMISTADAEHWRPFFDALLHCHNAKRVRKSDGHSAVTGDPTETALLEFAIAHGLAHRPPLRRMGELAFDADRKRMSTLHWSEGRLIAFTKGAPESVLAICTHTHSHGDTIAMTPSERTHLLSQSRSFAEQAYRVLAVAMREVAHQPEHIEVETIENDLTFLGLVAMMDPPHREVPEAIVKCRQAGVRVIMVTGDHPLTALAVARKIGLVSEQTGPSRHSFVPVIEGPQLGTMSDEQLRRLLTPSRPDEPDPVFARMAPHHKMRIVSTLKEMGEVVAVTGDGVNDAPALKKADIGIAMGVAGTDVAKETADMILLDDNFSTIVSAIEEGRTVYENIRKFTSYVLASNVPEVVPYLGYGFLGMPLALTIPQVLAVDLGTDMIPALGLGTERPQSDIMNLPPRSRSERLLSLPILLRAYLFLGLIEAGVAMGGFFLYLHSQGWTWGSHLDWSSPLYKKATSVTFAGIVFAQVANVFACRSNHLSVARLGWLTNPLLAWGIVTELTILLLVTYTPIGNEIFGTSPLPLWIFGPLVLGALVLLLAEEGRKVLVNRRHRRANPGTTQIVNPS; encoded by the coding sequence ATGGCTGATCGAAGCATCAAGTATGGCGACATCAACCAACTGCCGCTTGAGGACGTGCTGAGGCGACTGGACACTACCGCCGACGGTTTGTCTTTCAATGAAGCTCAGCGACGATTCGCCTACTACGGTCCGAATGTGCTCACCACGCAGGATCACTACTCATCTCTCCGCGGACTCCTCAGCCACTTCACCCATTTCCTCGCCGTCCTCCTGTGGATCGCTGCGGGTCTCTCGTTCTTCGCCGACAGGATGAGGCCGGGTGAGGGGATGGCCACACTGGGGTGGGCCATCCTCAGCGTCATCGTCATCAACGCCGGATTTGCTTTCTTTCAGGAATACAAGGCCGAACGAGCCCTCCAAGCCCTCCACCTTCTCTTGCCGGACAAGGCATGGGTGATGAGAAGTGGGCAACCGGTCGAAGCGACCAGACGCGAGATCGTGCCGGGCGATGTCCTGATCATAGAAGAGGGCGAACGGGTGCCGGCTGATGGGCGCCTCATTGAGGCGGTCGGTATGCGAGTGGATAACGCCGCCTTGACGGGTGAATCGAGGCCAAAACGACGAACGGCCGAGGCGACGGCGGATGGACACTGGCTCGATCTGCCCAATCTTGTCTTTGCCGGAAGCACCATCTTGTCGGGACATGGCCGAGCCGTCGTCTTCGCCACCGGGATGCAGTCAGAGTTCGGTAAAATTGCCGCCCTTACCACTGCGGTCGAAACCGGACTCAGCCCGCTCCAGAAAGAGATCATCACGGTCACCCGGATCGTCGCCGTGATTTCGTTGGTGATGGGTATCACATTTTTTCTCGTCGGTTTGTGGACAGGGCTGGGCTTTTGGATCAGTGCGATCTTCGGCATCGGCATTATCGTGGCGAACGTGCCCGAGGGGTTGCTCCCGACCGTCACGCTGGCCCTCGCCATGAGCAGTCAACGCATGGCGAAGCGCAACGCATTGATCAAACACCTGCCTTCCGTTGAGACACTGGGCTGCACAAGGGTGATTTGCACCGATAAAACAGGGACGCTGACGGAGAATCACATGAAGGTCGATCGATTCTTCGTCGATGGGCTGATGATCGAGTCGCAAGAGGGGTGTTTTTTCACCAGAGGCCGCATGATCAGTACGGCCGACGCTGAACACTGGCGTCCCTTCTTCGATGCACTGCTTCATTGCCACAACGCCAAGCGCGTCCGAAAGTCGGATGGACATTCCGCCGTCACCGGCGACCCCACGGAAACCGCATTATTGGAATTCGCCATCGCACATGGACTGGCCCACCGCCCCCCACTGCGACGCATGGGAGAACTGGCATTCGACGCAGATCGGAAGAGGATGAGCACGCTTCATTGGTCTGAAGGACGACTCATCGCCTTCACGAAAGGCGCTCCTGAGTCCGTGTTGGCGATTTGTACCCACACCCACAGCCATGGCGACACCATTGCCATGACGCCCAGCGAGCGCACACACCTCCTGAGCCAAAGCCGGTCCTTCGCCGAACAAGCCTACCGTGTGTTGGCCGTCGCCATGCGTGAGGTGGCCCACCAGCCTGAGCACATTGAAGTCGAAACCATCGAAAATGACCTGACGTTTCTCGGCCTGGTTGCCATGATGGATCCACCGCACCGAGAAGTGCCGGAAGCGATCGTGAAATGCCGGCAAGCCGGCGTGCGTGTCATCATGGTCACCGGCGACCATCCGCTCACGGCGCTGGCCGTTGCGCGCAAGATCGGCCTGGTTTCTGAACAGACTGGACCATCACGGCACAGTTTCGTCCCGGTCATTGAAGGACCACAGCTCGGCACGATGAGCGACGAGCAACTCCGTCGGCTCTTGACCCCGTCTCGGCCTGACGAACCGGACCCGGTCTTTGCCCGAATGGCTCCGCATCACAAGATGCGGATCGTGTCTACGCTCAAGGAGATGGGAGAAGTGGTCGCGGTCACCGGCGACGGCGTCAATGATGCACCAGCGCTCAAGAAGGCCGACATCGGTATCGCCATGGGTGTCGCGGGCACGGATGTCGCCAAGGAAACCGCGGACATGATCTTGCTCGACGATAACTTTTCGACGATCGTGAGTGCGATCGAAGAAGGGCGCACGGTCTATGAGAATATTCGCAAGTTCACCAGCTATGTCTTGGCAAGCAATGTACCGGAAGTCGTGCCCTACCTAGGCTACGGCTTTCTTGGGATGCCCCTCGCGCTGACGATTCCTCAAGTTCTGGCCGTTGACCTTGGAACCGACATGATCCCCGCCTTGGGCCTCGGCACAGAGCGCCCACAGTCCGATATCATGAACCTCCCGCCGCGCTCACGAAGCGAGCGATTACTGAGTCTCCCGATTTTGCTGCGGGCCTACCTTTTTCTTGGGCTCATTGAGGCCGGAGTCGCGATGGGAGGATTCTTCCTCTACCTCCATAGTCAGGGGTGGACCTGGGGATCACATTTGGATTGGTCCTCTCCATTGTATAAAAAAGCCACAAGCGTCACCTTCGCCGGGATCGTCTTCGCACAAGTCGCGAATGTCTTTGCCTGCCGATCCAATCATCTCTCGGTGGCCCGACTCGGATGGCTCACCAACCCTCTTCTCGCCTGGGGCATCGTCACTGAGCTGACCATTCTTCTGCTCGTAACCTACACACCGATTGGAAACGAGATCTTTGGAACGAGTCCCTTGCCTCTCTGGATTTTTGGACCGCTTGTTCTCGGCGCCCTCGTCCTCTTGCTGGCCGAGGAGGGCCGGAAGGTCCTCGTGAACCGGCGGCATCGCAGAGCAAATCCTGGAACTACCCAGATCGTGAACCCATCATGA
- a CDS encoding ABC transporter permease, with protein sequence MSFFWLTFLSAFRILRRNPLRAGLTMLGIIIGISAVVAMISLGQGATASVQAEISSLGTNVLIVIPGATTVGGVRGGLGSISTLTVDDAEDIEKKVAGVTTAMYGTRSILQVIRENKNWSTVVFGTTPAFPDIRNWPIAQGNFFTQSDLDSAAKVAVLGKTAVQNLFEPDEEVVGSEIRMRNVSLRVIGILASKGQSITGQDQDDFVVLPFSTAERKVFGTKFLGTVGIILVATTTRDDIPAAADDIKELLRARHRLHPSEEDDFTIRTMEDIAKTVAGTSRTMMVMLMSIASISLIVGGIGIMNILLVSVTERTREIGLRMAVGAKRAHILLQFLMEALIMTAIGGMLGVGTGVGIARLLTTMIGWPTIISTQAVVAAFLFSLVVGLFFGLYPANKASKLNPIEALRYE encoded by the coding sequence ATGTCCTTCTTTTGGCTCACCTTTCTGTCGGCTTTCCGTATTCTCAGGCGTAACCCGTTGAGAGCCGGCTTGACGATGCTGGGCATCATCATCGGCATCAGCGCAGTCGTCGCCATGATCAGCCTAGGCCAGGGCGCCACCGCCTCCGTGCAGGCTGAAATTTCAAGCCTAGGCACCAATGTGCTGATTGTCATCCCTGGGGCCACGACGGTCGGCGGCGTCCGTGGTGGACTCGGCTCGATTTCGACACTGACGGTCGACGATGCGGAAGACATTGAAAAAAAGGTTGCCGGTGTCACGACAGCGATGTACGGGACGCGATCGATCCTCCAAGTGATCAGGGAGAACAAGAATTGGAGTACGGTCGTCTTCGGAACGACTCCCGCCTTCCCGGATATCCGCAATTGGCCCATTGCCCAGGGAAATTTCTTCACACAATCAGACCTTGATTCTGCCGCCAAGGTCGCCGTCTTGGGAAAAACCGCCGTTCAGAATCTGTTTGAACCGGATGAAGAGGTGGTAGGAAGCGAGATTCGTATGAGGAATGTTTCTCTCCGGGTGATCGGAATCCTGGCATCGAAGGGCCAATCCATCACGGGGCAAGATCAAGATGATTTCGTTGTCCTTCCGTTCTCAACCGCGGAGCGCAAGGTCTTTGGGACCAAATTTCTGGGAACCGTTGGAATCATTTTGGTGGCAACGACAACCCGCGACGACATTCCCGCTGCAGCCGACGACATCAAGGAGCTGTTGCGGGCGAGGCACCGGCTGCACCCATCCGAGGAAGACGACTTCACGATCCGGACCATGGAGGATATCGCCAAAACCGTCGCCGGCACGAGCAGAACAATGATGGTGATGCTGATGAGCATTGCATCGATTTCACTGATCGTCGGCGGAATCGGCATCATGAACATCCTTCTGGTTTCCGTCACGGAACGGACGAGGGAGATCGGCTTGCGGATGGCGGTCGGCGCAAAGCGCGCGCACATCCTGCTGCAATTCCTCATGGAAGCCCTCATCATGACCGCGATCGGAGGAATGCTAGGTGTTGGAACAGGCGTCGGCATCGCCCGGCTGCTCACCACCATGATCGGGTGGCCGACCATCATCAGCACCCAAGCCGTGGTCGCGGCGTTTTTGTTCTCACTCGTCGTCGGACTGTTCTTCGGCCTGTATCCGGCGAATAAGGCGTCCAAGTTGAACCCGATTGAAGCATTACGCTACGAATAG